The following is a genomic window from Bombus fervidus isolate BK054 chromosome 15, iyBomFerv1, whole genome shotgun sequence.
ttttaaaaccgTAATACATTTACATTGCATTGATTTGACGTGACATCTTGTTACAGAAATTGATgaatcatatttttcaaaaaaatcgagtttggaaatttttttattttacgtgttCGACTTATTTTTGCACGTCTAATGACCTCTTGTTGATTGCGTTAGGAAGATGATACATTTACACTGTACATGTGAATGCGTGTGTAAGCGTCAGAGGGCGTGCAGGCCTTAGTTGGGACAAAGGACGATTGGCAGTCGTTTAGAAACATTTGAAAGAGTTGGTTGACAACAAGCGTGCGTGCGAGTATGTTTACGAGGTCTTCATTGtataagatatatgtataactgttgtgtgctgaataaagtaaattatttgtatttccgaATCCCTCCTATATCTTTACAGATTGTTTACTCGTACCTAGTTTACTGGTACTTAGCCAAGTTTAACTATGTTtggcaaattttcaaactcaattttctttttcatataaaaaagttttattctatatttttaagttatCTTCTTACATAGGTTTATCTAGTTGTACCAACCGGCCGGTCTCAcgctgtatatacatatatacatagttaACTTATGGTTAACAGcatttaaagaataatttggTATAAAGCGGTAATTAGAAAagctaattttattaataattacttcgatattttgtaaaataaagcTGGGGAAACACAAGCGTTATAACGGACGTCAATTTTGACGGACGTTAGAACTATACTCACACGAGCGTTGGTTTGGTTCTCCGTATTTTCTCTCATCAATACGCTGAGAAAGATATTCATGTGACCAAAATTAACGCTGTAGAATTCTCGATTTTCGTTTACGCTCgtttacattaaaaattcaaaagaaaatataagtcAAGACAAGAAGGTACTGGATGCATTCTATAAACAATTCAAGACTACTGAAAGGTACATTTCACACGCTCTACAATAAACTTGTAAGCGATGGtgagaaatttttcaattttcgcaTGTCGCGGTCATCGTTCGACAAATTACttaagaagaaaaagcaaagCATAATGCGTAAGGATACGAAAATGAGATGTGCAATTATATGGTAACTAGAAGACCAAACTAGGTGAATAGAAAAAATGTTGTCTATATTAATACACATAAgctaattaaaataatgtaatagagaattaaatttaagataaataaaaagataatttatgaaatacgaaataataacaataatgtacattaatatagcattaataataataaaataatatttataataagtaATGTTATgatgatatatttttgaaggaattttctattatatctaCCATGAAAATTTGTGATCGAAAGGGAAATTTTCTTAATGAAGTTTGATATGctacgtattatattttaatagtgTGCGTTGAACAGATGAATTTCTTATATTCTGAATTAATTGCATGATTTGCATTCTGTATTCCATTTTTTGTTCTAAATTAAAGGACTTAATTAGTGGTAATGTTGATTTATAAAATGCCATGTCGTCATCGTCGctgtttgtatttttcttatacTCCGACAAATTATCCACCTCTTCTTCTGCattaattctttttgttttttctcgtGGAGGGTATCTGAACTCATTATTCGTTTCTTCATTATCAAAGATTGATTCAAATCCATTACTAATGTTGGTTTCTGAATCTGTACTTATTGGATCATTCTTTTCTACCTTAGTGCTACTACTGGTATCTTTTGGCTCCCgacattttttcaaaaatcctAATTGTTCTTCATAAACatatcgtatttttttttttgcagcaGAGCCTGACTTATTatttccgtttctttttcttaaagTACGAATATAATTATCGCGTACGCTTCTCCATTTAGAAGTTACCTCCTGCACTATAAAAAAGATTAACAATAATTCAACCAATTAAGTgccaataaattaatatttcatatgtcTTTGTACATTGTTTTTAGGTATTTGAGTAGTAATAACAGCATCCTCGATTTGCATTACCGATATCGAATAGGTTGATCTACCTCgtgtaatattatacgtacaaCCTACACTGCACAAAAACGTCGGTAATATCGCATGCAGGATGCATGCCAATACCAAATGATAGAAAAGTGGAAAGAAAGTGCGGTAATTATTGACAATAGAAGTGAACTCGTCGGTTACATTGATCTTGAAATATATTCTCAAGGATAAGGATAAGGGAGATACG
Proteins encoded in this region:
- the LOC139995063 gene encoding uncharacterized protein is translated as MNMEILISEVEKHPVLWDISNLEYKDKLKRNEAWLRVASIVTPNFMQKMETDKKIIVQEVTSKWRSVRDNYIRTLRKRNGNNKSGSAAKKKIRYVYEEQLGFLKKCREPKDTSSSTKVEKNDPISTDSETNISNGFESIFDNEETNNEFRYPPREKTKRINAEEEVDNLSEYKKNTNSDDDDMAFYKSTLPLIKSFNLEQKMEYRMQIMQLIQNIRNSSVQRTLLKYNT